In the genome of Thermus caldifontis, the window GAACGGGAAAAGGTGCGGGAGGCCTACCTCTTTGCCGAGGAGGCCCACCGGGGCCAGCAGAGAAAAAGCGGGGAGCCCTACATCACCCACCCGGTGGCGGTGGCGGAGATCCTGGCCTCCTTGCACATGGATGCGGATACCGTGGCCGCAGGCCTCCTCCACGACACCCTGGAGGACTGCGGGGTGGCCCCCGAGGAGCTGGAAAAGCGCTTTGGCCCAGGGGTGCGCAAGCTGGTGGAGGGGGAGACCAAGGTCAGCAAGCTCTACAAGCTGGCCAACCTCGAGGGGGAGGAAAGGAAGGCCGAGGACCTTCGCCAGATGTTCATCGCCATGGCGGAGGACGTGCGCATCATCATCGTGAAGCTGGCGGACCGCCTCCACAACCTCCGCACCCTGGAGCACATGCCCCCCGAGAAGCAAAGGCGCATCGCCCAGGAAACCTTGGAGATCTACGCCCCCCTGGCCCACCGCCTGGGGATGGGGCAGCTGAAGTGGGAGCTGGAGGACCTCTCCTTCCGCTACCTCCACCCCGAGGCCTACCACGCCCTTCTCTCCCGCATCCAGGAAACCCAGGAGGCCCGGGAGCGCATCGTCCAGAAGGCCATGGCTGCCCTGGAGGAAACCTTGCGCCAGGACGAGCTCCTCCAGGCCCAGCTGCAGGGCTTTGAGGTGACGGGCCGGCCCAAGCACCTCTACTCCATCTGGAAGAAGATGGAGCGGGAGGGGAAGGCCCTGGAGCAGATCTACGACCTCCTGGCGGTGCGGGTGATCCTGGACCCCAAGCCCGCCCCCACGGAGGAGGGTAGGGCCCTAAGGGAAAAGCAGGTTTGCTACCACGTCCTGGGCCTGGTCCACGCCCTTTGGCAACCCATCCCTGGACGGGTTAAGGACTACATCGCCGTGCCCAAGCCCAACGGCTACCAGTCCCTCCACACCACGGTCATCGCCCTGGAGGGGCTCCCCTTGGAGGTGCAGATCCGCACCCAAAAGATGCACCGGGTGGCCGAGTACGGGATCGCCGCCCACTGGCTTTACAAGGAGGGCCTCACCGATCCCGAGGAGCTGAAGAGGCGGGTTTCCTGGCTGAAAAGCATCCAGGAATGGCAGCAGGAGTTTAGCAGCTCCCGGGAGTTCGTGGAGGCGGTAACCCGGGACCTTTTGGGGGGCAGGGTCTTCGTCTTCACCCCCAAGGGGCGGATCATCAACCTGCCCAAGGGGGCCACCCCCGTGGACTTCGCCTACCACATCCACACCGAGGTGGGGCACCACATGGTGGGGGCCAAGGTGAACGGGCGGATCGTTCCCCTCTCCTACGAGCTACAAAACGGGGAGATCGTGGAGATCCTCACCAGCAAAAGCGCCCACCCCTCCAAGGACTGGCTGGAGTTCGCCAAGACCCGTAGCGCCAAGAGCAAGATCCGCCAGTACTTCCGCACCCAGGAGCGCCAGGAAACCTTGGAACGGGGACAGAACCTCCTGGAGCGTTACCTGAACCGCCGGAGCCTCCCCAAGCCCAGCGACAGCCAGCTGGAGGAGGCCGCCAAAAAGCTGGGCCTCGCCCCTTCCCCCGAGGAGCTCTACCTGGCCTTGGCCCTGAACCGCATCACCCCCAAACAGGTGGCGGAGAAGCTTCACCCCAAGGCCCTCCTGAAACCGGAAAAACCCAAGGCCATCCCCAAGAACGAATGGGGGATCCGCCTGGAACAGGACCTCCAGGCCCCCATCCGCCTGGCCTCCTGTTGCGAGCCCATGAAGGGGGACGCCATCCTGGGCTTCGTCACCCGGGGCCGGGGGGTTACCATCCACCGGGCGGACTGCCCCAACCTGCGCCGGATCCTCCAGGGACCGGAGGCCGAC includes:
- a CDS encoding RelA/SpoT family protein; the protein is MVTASALWDKLAPLLDYLPAGEREKVREAYLFAEEAHRGQQRKSGEPYITHPVAVAEILASLHMDADTVAAGLLHDTLEDCGVAPEELEKRFGPGVRKLVEGETKVSKLYKLANLEGEERKAEDLRQMFIAMAEDVRIIIVKLADRLHNLRTLEHMPPEKQRRIAQETLEIYAPLAHRLGMGQLKWELEDLSFRYLHPEAYHALLSRIQETQEARERIVQKAMAALEETLRQDELLQAQLQGFEVTGRPKHLYSIWKKMEREGKALEQIYDLLAVRVILDPKPAPTEEGRALREKQVCYHVLGLVHALWQPIPGRVKDYIAVPKPNGYQSLHTTVIALEGLPLEVQIRTQKMHRVAEYGIAAHWLYKEGLTDPEELKRRVSWLKSIQEWQQEFSSSREFVEAVTRDLLGGRVFVFTPKGRIINLPKGATPVDFAYHIHTEVGHHMVGAKVNGRIVPLSYELQNGEIVEILTSKSAHPSKDWLEFAKTRSAKSKIRQYFRTQERQETLERGQNLLERYLNRRSLPKPSDSQLEEAAKKLGLAPSPEELYLALALNRITPKQVAEKLHPKALLKPEKPKAIPKNEWGIRLEQDLQAPIRLASCCEPMKGDAILGFVTRGRGVTIHRADCPNLRRILQGPEADRVMGAYWEGVGGKVATLEVLAQDRTGLLRDVMQVVAEAGKSALGSETRILGPMARIRLRLIVQDGEREALAQALRGVRSVQEVRWV